The Asterias rubens chromosome 1, eAstRub1.3, whole genome shotgun sequence genome segment CGATTTATGTAAACTTGGCGAGAAACAGGGCGCCCGCGCGCGGTCAAAATGCGTTCGTGGTGGCCCgaattttaaaagtttccctGTGAACTCATCAACGAAAACGTTAGAAAAACTGGCGGGAAAATAGTAGACTCATGAATATTTAACATCCAAACCGACCTACGTTAGCCAATCATCATTCTAGGCCAAGCGTCACCTTCCATTCACATGTAGATCTGACGCGATCGACTGACTTCCGGACGCACATCAAGGTaaataaacccttttttttttactttttgccaaaGCCCCCCCAAAAATTTCTTCAGAATAATAACAAAAGTATAAACATAGATTGTATAAATTTGCGTGAATCTATGAAATTCCCAGTACATGATTTCTATTtgtcatattattttatgaatgtcGTTGGTTTTCAATTTACtgcttgaatttttttattttcgttttgtgtaaatctcgtCAAGGTCAATGGGGCaatttgtaatttgacacccGCAACATTTCACGTGAAACGCGCTCACACGGACAACGCCACAAATGGAGTGCCGTTAAACGATGCGTTTGACGGGTGCTTTGATTGTGGTCGTTGGGGTCGCTTTACTCCTCGTAGTAAAAGTAAATTCTGCCCATTTAGGCAACGATGCTTTTGAACAAAAGGGGCCTGTACACGTAGCTGCTTTTTAtgcttattaaaaataaatagttcGGCAATCTTATGCAAATATTTCTGCCATGTATCAGGTCTAGTGTAACCAGTTATTAGTTAGAAAATGTGgggtttttatgaatgaaaaaaaaaaaaaaaaaaaaaaaaaaaaacattctttttcACAGCTCAGTATAAACACTCCTCTTCTAGCAGACTTcaggaaaataattaacaaacaaacaggcTTGGCCaaaccaagtttgttttttattaaaagcatCCGTCTTTtcataataacattaataataaccaAGTAACTATGTAAACTAGGCGAGAGTTTAATTAATAAATGCAATccataggcctacaataaaATTTTGTGACAGTGCAAATTTGGAAAACAGtagttcatttttaaaaaaacacatctttgtctatttgtattgtgtaattatttttgtgtaattaATAGGCCTAAACGACTTTTAATGGTCTGTCAGGGAAAACCTCAtctgtattataattattattttttaacattaaaaattaaatcacattgtcaaagaaacaatttgtgcaataaacaaattgtcaaagaaacaatttgtgcaataaacaaaatctaagttttaactttaaattattgttaatataattcaaactttaacattaatttgtttttcctgtttttttttcttttctgtaatACAGATTCAAAATGGATGAACATAAGAGTTTTCTGAAAAGGTTATGTAGACTGTGTGGGGGGCGGTGCTTGTCATCATTGGACACGAAGGCTGGGAAATGTGCTAAGAGTTGTGCCAAATACAGAGACAAAATTCTTAGCACATTTCAGGTTGACGTCTCCCATGATGAAGAAAGCACTCACCCCCCTCACATGTGCCATTCTTGTTATACTTGTCTGTTTCTTTTGCCTAGGAAAGCTGCCCCCGCCTGGCCACCCCACCCAAGAACAGGTGTCTGCACTGTTTGCACAAATTCTGTCCACCAACATCTCACAGCTGGTCGAAAAAAGAAGCAGAAACGCACAGGGGTTGGCAGGCCTAGGATTACCCCTGCATATGTAGAGCACTTTAGCAGTCTCCCCCCCTCACCCACAGTCTCCAGGGATAAGATTTCCAATTTTGAGCCATTGTCAAGTACAGCCTTGATAGAATGTAAAATTTGCACCCAGTTACTTGACAATGCCCTGGAGACACCTTGCATGCATCTGTTTTGTTCCGGGTGCTTGACAGCACACTATAAATCTTTCAGAGAACCTAGCGCCCCATGTCCAGTCTGTCAAGTACCAGTGCACTTCGAGAGCATCACTGCCCCCCGAGGATATTTTGctgatttgttttttagtaCAGCTATGAAGTGCACAGCATGCAAGGTCCATGTAACTGTGGGTGAAATTTCAACCCATGTTTGTTCAGTTAACCCACCTACAGTTTCAATTGCAGATAAAATCGTTCAGCCATCCACAACTCAAAGTGAAGTCACCCAGATGTTGCTGCGTCCCCTGACTGCGCCGTTAACCCCTCAGATGGAGGCTCTCGGAGCACACATCTTGAAGACCAAGCTCGCCCAATCTGCAGACGGGTTAACCACACAGTACAGCACCGGTGGTCTGGTGAGTTGAATTATTTCCCAACTTAAGCGTtgcattaaattatttattaagtttaaaactattttctttgtgtttttttccttttacctccaTGCAAGGAATTTCTTAAAATGATTTGAGATGCTGattattttgtatctttttttttctcataataAGCCTCTCATGACACTTTGTGTCCCCACTCCTCGGAAAAGCAGCGAGGTTGCCTCCTCCAAAACCATCCGACGGCGCTCAGAGATTTTAGACAAGACCCGTAACCTTCTCAGCAAGGGTGCAACAAAGGAGCAGCACAAAGACGAACTCAAGCTATGCCACCTGCGAAAAGATCTGCAGGGCATGTTGCGGGACTTAAAGATCAACACCATCAGGATCCCCAACATGCAGCTCCTTGCTGCGAAGGCTCACCTGGGAGTCTCTTGGAAGCGCACCAGGAAATTGAAAAGATGGTTGAGGGAGTACAACATTCTCACCGAAGGAGAAAACGCCATGCGTCATCAACAACGAGACGTCGTGGCGGACAACATCATTGCTGAAAACCTCCCCTTTTCATTCCCTGACGACGTCAATGGAGGAGTTACCATCAAGCCAGCCCCCTGCGTAGCTGTGAAGTCCCTTGTCGCTAAAGTTAGACAGCAACTAGATGCCTACCAGAAGTAAGAAAAATAGGAAAGTTGAAACagttcattattaatttttaagaacATAATTGAATAGAATGCTTAAAATTTGCTCCTCTCCTCAACAGGAACAACGAGCTAACTTGGCACGAGGGCAATATCCCACAGACCGAGGTTTGGGTCAAGATCGGAGGCGACAAGGGAGGCGGGACGTTCAAACAGATGTTCCAGATCGCCAACGTTGGACGTCCCAATGCCCTTAGACACACCGTAGTTGCTTGTGCTTTCGCAGCAGGTGATACCAGCAACAACCTCAAGATTGGTCTCCTGCGCTTCTGTCAACAAGTTGCTGAGCTGCAGTCCTGCACTTGGAAGAGCCACAACATCAGACTCTTCATGTTCGGGGACTATGAGTATCTCTGCCGAGTGTATGGAATCACCGGGGCTTCAGgtaaattcagttttgtttttcgaagttcaaaaaagcaaaatgtagacgtatgttcattttatttttttcttgtattgaaTAGGGCGACACTGCTGTctttattgtgacatcacaaaagaGGACATGCGCCAGCCCCGGGAGGAACGGACACCATCCAGGCAGAGGACTCTACAGACCCTGGACGACGACCTCCGCAGATTCAACGATGATGGCAGTAATCTCTCCAAGGCCAAACTCTTCAACAACGTGATCAGAGAGCCAATGTTTAGGATCCCGCTGACACAGGTAAACAATTTGCTAACTGTATTTAGCGcttataacaattttgttttttaattcaatgcACGTCAATGCAAATGAAGTTACAAGTTAGTTTGTTTCTTACTTATTACAGGTTTGCCCCCCCGGACTTCACATCAGTCTGGGGTTATACCTCAAGCATTTTAATAGCTTTGAAGGGGCATGTCATGACCTTGACATGCAAGTGGCGGCTGTGTTAGCGTTGCAAGATGAACATCGCACCGAGGAAGACAATCCAGCACTTGGCTCCTGCTTCAAGAGTGTCGTCTCCGTGTTGAAGAGGGCCCGGCAACTAGATCTGCAGGCAGAGGCCTTGGATGAGGAATTCCGTCAGAAAGAAGAAGACCTTGCGGACACCATCATGTCATCTGTGGAGGGAAGTGCAGATCTTCAAGCTTACATCACTGAAACAACTGCACTGcgaaagcaacaacaacatctgGTAAGTTTTCATAACATAAAATGTAAAACTGTCTGAGGGTTTGCTGGTAGAAatctttccttaaaatattacttgcaatattccttaaaaaaaaatttcatctCCCGAtgtcacacaaatttatttCTTGGGAGACTTAGGTTATCTTTGCATTTACATCATACATTGCCTAAGAAGTAATATTTCAACGGTTTCTACCTTCAAACCGTgttgtttaatgtaaacctgtggataTTGTTTTGTGtcactacaaaaagtacccaaaacccaATCATTTCTATTCACTATATTGCccatgttattaattttgttcagttGGCGGAGGCAAAGGATCTTCGAGAAAAGGCAGCACTTAAGCCAGGTCAAGGTCCTCTAGCTGGGCAACTTGACATCGTTCTCCAGGATTTCCGGGTGCAGCGACAAGCCTACCATGGGAAGAGTTTTGTTGGCAATCATGTCCACAAATGTTGCAAGGTATACAAAttttataagacattgtgaCAAATAACAAGTATGactaataacaattataacTGATAAGTATTTTAGAGCTAAAATATTTTACCTATCTTATATATAATGcaggaagaaaacatcaaactcCTAACCGACGCAGTAGTCAACAAAACCCGAGATCTTTGTCCTTCCCTGGTGGGTGAAGCAAGAACAGTCGCTGCAAAGTATGCCAAACTCTTCCAGCTGTTTGGCACTTGTCACCGGACGTTTAACACTTCATCGGTCCTGGATGGCCCAGCCGTAGATGCATTAAGCCAGGACATTAAGAACTACCTGGCTTACTTTCGAGCCACTTTTCCATCTGAGAGTGTGCCGCCGAAGATGCATCTACTAGAGGACCATGTCATCTCCTGGCTGCGGCAGTGGCACTTCGGTCTTGGCTTCCACGGCGAGCAAGGAGGGGAGTCGGTCCACGCCCATCTCAACACCCTCCGGCGTGACGTCCGAGGACTGCATGAAGAAGTGGACATTCTGCAGTCTGTCATCCGGACTCACTGGGTCATGACCAGCCCTGCCCATGCACCACCTGctgccttttcaaaataatttcattttattaatttcCAAATCCCAAGGTTCAATCCATAAAGAACTGGTCACTTTTTCATGATGTGTAAATAATATATTTGTAAATGTACCTTAATCTTTGGTGTACGAGCCGCAATATTTTTGAGGGTCAAAATCAATTTAATCTGCGACTTATATGCCTAAGATTGTGGTACAAGAAACGGTGTAAGTATGTAtccttttgttaaaatgtacataaaatcATACGAATTCATGATGtgtaaattataaatttgtaaatgcATCTTAATCTTTGGTGTACGAGCCGCAATATTTTTGAGGGTCAAAATCAATTTAATCCGCGGCTTATATGCCTAAGATTGTGGTACAAGAAACATGTGTAAGTATGTATCCTTTTGAAGAATTTTACATAAAATCATATGAATTCATGATGTgtaaattacaaatttgtaaatGGCCCTTAATCTTTAAGCGTATGATCCCAAAGATTTGAGGatcaaattcaatttcatcCGTGGCTTACAATGCCTAAAATTGTGGTACAAGAAACGTGTAAGTAAACAAACGTGTAAGTAAACAAACGTGTAAGTAAACAAACGTAAGTATTTCTCTTATATGCCCAAGAATGTGGTACAAAAAACAGGTGTAAGTATTTCTCCtattaacaaaatgtacataaactCATAGGAATTCAGGGtgtgtaaataataatttaaaaatgtacaggtCTTAATCTTTGGGGTTTAAGCCGCATTGCTCTTTCACTTTTATTGAATTCTTTTAGGCAAGATTAATTTAGAGTGTAAGTGATTAATTTAGTtctca includes the following:
- the LOC117293567 gene encoding uncharacterized protein LOC117293567, whose translation is MHLFCSGCLTAHYKSFREPSAPCPVCQVPVHFESITAPRGYFADLFFSTAMKCTACKVHVTVGEISTHVCSVNPPTVSIADKIVQPSTTQSEVTQMLLRPLTAPLTPQMEALGAHILKTKLAQSADGLTTQYSTGGLPLMTLCVPTPRKSSEVASSKTIRRRSEILDKTRNLLSKGATKEQHKDELKLCHLRKDLQGMLRDLKINTIRIPNMQLLAAKAHLGVSWKRTRKLKRWLREYNILTEGENAMRHQQRDVVADNIIAENLPFSFPDDVNGGVTIKPAPCVAVKSLVAKVRQQLDAYQKNNELTWHEGNIPQTEVWVKIGGDKGGGTFKQMFQIANVGRPNALRHTVVACAFAAGDTSNNLKIGLLRFCQQVAELQSCTWKSHNIRLFMFGDYEYLCRVYGITGASGRHCCLYCDITKEDMRQPREERTPSRQRTLQTLDDDLRRFNDDGSNLSKAKLFNNVIREPMFRIPLTQVCPPGLHISLGLYLKHFNSFEGACHDLDMQVAAVLALQDEHRTEEDNPALGSCFKSVVSVLKRARQLDLQAEALDEEFRQKEEDLADTIMSSVEGSADLQAYITETTALRKQQQHLLAEAKDLREKAALKPGQGPLAGQLDIVLQDFRVQRQAYHGKSFVGNHVHKCCKEENIKLLTDAVVNKTRDLCPSLVGEARTVAAKYAKLFQLFGTCHRTFNTSSVLDGPAVDALSQDIKNYLAYFRATFPSESVPPKMHLLEDHVISWLRQWHFGLGFHGEQGGESVHAHLNTLRRDVRGLHEEVDILQSVIRTHWVMTSPAHAPPAAFSK